In Mycolicibacterium nivoides, the DNA window GTGCCGAATTTCACGAGCTGCTCGACTCCCATCTGGGCACGGTGTTCGAGACCTGTCGTGCGGTCGCACCGAAGATGGTGGCCCAAGGGGGCGGCACCATCGTCAACACCAGTTCCTTCGCCTTCCTCGGCGACTACGGAGGCAGCGGCTATCCGGCCGGCAAGGGTGCCGTCAACGGATTGACCCTGGCCATCGCCGCCGAGCTCAAAGAACACGGAGTGCGGGCCAACGTGGTGTGCCCGGGCGCCCGCACCCGGCTGTCCACCGGATCGGATTACGAGCAGCACATCAGCGAACTCAACCGGCGCGGGCTGCTCGACGACGTCAGCATGCAGGGCGCGCTGGACGCCGCGCCGCCGGAGTACGTGGCGCCGACCTACGCCTACCTGGTCAGCGATGCCGCGCAGGACATCACCGGGCGCATCTTCATCGCCGCGGGCGGGTTCATCGGCGAATTCGCCCGGCCCTCAACAGGTTTCATCGGATACCGCGACCACAACAGCACGCCGCCGTGGACGGTCGACGAACTGCGCGAGATCATCTCCGGGGCGTAGCCCGGGTTCAGGACGCCGCGCGCTCGCGCTTGGCGGCCTCGCGAGCCAGCAGCCGATCACGCTGCTCCTCGAACTTGACCACCTTCGTCTGCAGGTCTTCCAGGAACGCGGCCAGCTGGTCGCGCCGGGCCTCACCGACGGCACTGAAGTCGTTGCGTTCGAAGATCTGCCACTTGCGCAGGTTCGGCATGACCACTTCTTCGAGGTGCTGGCGCAGGTCGTAGATCCCGTGCTTGGCCATCAGCACACCGTTGCGGCGGAAGTCCGGCATCCCCTGACCCGGCATCCGGAAGTTCTCGACGACGGCGCCGACAGCGTCCAGGGCTTGGTCGGGCGAGAGATCGAGGGCGGCCTCGCACATGTTCCGGTAGAAGATCATGTGCAGGTTCTCGTCCGCGGCGATGCGTTGCAGGAGCCGGTCGGCGATCGGATCGTCGCAGACCCTGCCGGTGTTGCGGTGGCTGACCCGGGTGGCCAACTCCTGGAAGGTCACATACGCGACCGACATCAGGAATTCGGAGTTGTGCATCGCCCGCTCTTCGTCGGTCGACGTGAAGCCGTTGGTCACATGCTCCATGCGGGCCTGCTCCAGCGCGACGAGATCCACACCGCGGGTGACCACCAGATAGTCCCTGATCGCGATGCCGTGCCGGTTCTCCTCGGCGGTCCAGCGGTTGACCCAGGCTCCCCAGGGGCCGTCCTGGGAGAAGCTCCCGGCGGCTTCACGGTGATACGAGGGCAGGTTGTCCTCGGTCAGCAGGTTGGTGATCATCGCTGCCCGGGCCACGTCGCTCAGCTGCGATTGCTCAGGATCCCAGTCCCGGCCCCCGGCGGCGGCGAAGTTGCTGCCGGACTCCCACGGGATGTAGTCGTGCGGGTACCAATCCTTGGTGGTGGCCAGATGCCGATTGAGGTTTTGCTCGGCTATCTGCTCCAGTTCAGCCTGCAAGACCGTATCGGTCAGCTCCTGCTGCATGAATCCCCTTAACGCCGATGTACAACCACATCGGACTGGTTAAAATCCCCCACCCCGCCCAGCAAAGATAGAGCACGATGGGCCGTCCCGACGACTCCACAGTCCGCGCCGAACTCTCAATCGGCCCGATTCGGGCGCTCACTATGCTTCTCACCATGGCGTCCGTCTTCACAAAGATCATCAACGGAGAACTGCCCGGGCGATTCGTCTACGAAGACGATGAGATCGTCGCGTTCCTGACCATCGCACCGATGACACAGGGCCACACGCTCGTCGTTCCCCGGGCTGAGATCGACAACTGGCAGGACGTCGAACCCGCGGTGTTCGGCCGGGTGATGGAGGTGTCACAGCTCATCGGCAAGGCTGTGTGCCAGGCCTTCGGCGCGCAACGTGCCGGCGTGATCATCGCCGGCCTCGAGGTGCCGCACCTGCATGTGCACGTGTTCCCCGCCTACAACCTCGCCGACTTCGGTTTCGCCCACGTTGATCACAACCCGTCGGCCGAATCCCTCGACGCCGCACAGGCGAAGATCAAAGCCGCGCTGGCAGATCTGCAATCCTCGGCAAGCTGACCGTGAACCGGCAGCCCTGACCGGGCGCAGTGGTGACCCGGACCGTGCCGCCGTGGGCCAGCACCAGGGAATGCACGATCGACAGGCCCAGTCCGGTACCGCCGCTCGCGCGGGTGCGTGAGGTATCCGCGCGGTAGAACCGTTCGAACACCCGCCGCGCGTCGTCCTGGCTCATGCCGGGGCCTTCGTCACACACCTCGATGATGGCGTGGTCGTCGTCGGTGCCGACCCGCACCGTGATCCCGGCGGTTTCGGGAGTGTGCTGCACCGCGTTGGCGACCAGGTTGCTCAGCACCTGGCGCAACCGGGCCTCGTCGCCGAGCACCTCCGGGGTCCCGGGTCCGTCGAACACCTCCATCCGCACCCGCCGGCTCGGGGCGATCGACTGCGTGTCGTGCACGGCGTCGGTGGCCAGGGTCAACAGATCGACCCGATGCTGATCCAGCGGCCGCTGCGCGTCGAGTCGGGCCAGCAGCAGCAGATCCTCGACCAGCAGGCCCATCCGCCGGGACTCGCTTTCGATCCGGCCCATCAGCATCTCGACGTCGCGGGCGGCTCCCTGGCGGTACAGCTCGGCGAATCCACGGATCGTTGTGAGCGGGGTGCGCAGCTCGTGGCTGGCGTCGGTGATGAACCGGCGCATCCGTTCCTCCGAGGTGCGCGCCTGCTCTGCGGAGGCGTCCGACGACGCCACCGCCCGCTGGATCTGCGCGAGCATTCCGTTGAGCGCCGACGACAACCGTCCCACCTCGGTGCGCGGATCCCGTTCGGGGACACGGCGATCCAACTGGCCGGCGGCGATGGCCGCAGCCGTGCGTTCCACCTCGACCAGCGGGCGCAGGCTGCGGTGCACGACCGCGTAGCCGACGATGCCGAGGACCACCAGCACCACCGTGCCGATGCCGACCTGGGACCAGATCAACGCGCGCACCGATGACTGCACGTCGGACAGGTCGATCGCGACGGTGGTGAGTTCACCGTTGGGACCCTCGACGGTCATGGCCCGCCACTGCACGTCGGAATCGCCGACGGATTTGACGGTCACCGGCACCGGACCGACGTTGTTGTCGTCGGGCAGTGCGGGTTCGGCCTCGCGGTCGTTGATCGCGATCCAGGTCCGGCCGTCCTGATCGACGCCGCGGACATAGAAGTTCGACGGCGGGCGTGCCGGGTTCGGCCCCTCCAGGGGCGTCGAGGGCAGTTGGCGCGGTTCCTGCGCCCAGCTGTCCGAAGCGTCCAGCAGCGTCTGATCGATGCGGCTGATCTCCGTGTGCCGCATGATCGAGGTCACCGCGACACCGGAGGCGAGCAGCCCGCACGCCACCAGAACCAGCGCGGCGGCCACCAGGCCCACGCGCAGCGGCACACCGCGCCGCTCTACCCGGTCAAACACCTCAAAAGTATGCCGCCGACGGACGGACCTCAGCGTGGCTCACGCAAAACGTAGCCAACGCCGCGCAGCGTGTGCAGCAGGCGCTTGTCGCCGGTGTCGATCTTGCGGCGCAGGTAGGACACGTAGGACTCGACGACATTGACGTCGCCGCCGAAGTCGTAGCGCCAGACGTGGTCGAGGATCTTGGGCTTCGACAGCACCGTGCCCGCGTTGATGATGAAGTAGCGCAGCAGGGTGAACTCGGTCGGTGACAGCGAGACCGGCTCGCCCGCCTTCCACACCTCGTGCGTGTCCTCGTCGAGCTCGATGTCGGCGAAGCACAGCTTGGCGCTGCGCGGTTCCTCGACGCCTCGGCCGGATCGGCGCAGGATGACCCGCAGCCGGGCCACCACCTCCTCGAGGCTGAACGGCTTGGTCACGTAGTCGTCGCCGCCCAGGGTGAGCCCGGCGATCTTGTCCTGAAGGCTGTCGCGCGCGGTGAGGAACAGCGCGGGCGCGTCGATGCCGTCGGCGCGCAGCCGGCGCAGCAGCCCGAAGCCGTCCATGCCGGGCATCATCACGTCGAGGATCACGGCGTCGGGCCGCACTTCCCTGGCCTTGTCCAGGGCACCGGCGCCGTTCGACGCGGTGTGGACTTCGAAACCCTGGAACTTCAAGCTGACAGACAGCAGCTCCACGATGTTGGCCTCGTCGTCGACGACGAGGATCCGGGCTTCGGGGACGCTCTCAGGAACTGCTGGCATGGCCATTCCCTGATGTTGATGGTGCCTCTTGAACTCAACCTGCATGCACGCTGTGCACTTCCTGTGAGTTTAGCTGTGACGCGGGTAACTACACTGACGCCCATGAACCTCGGCAAGACGCTGGTCCAGGTTGCTACCGCGCCCGTACGAATCGGGCTGGCCGTGGCCGACGCCGGACTCGGCATCGCCAACGAGACGCTCAACGCGCTGCAGCGCGGCATCACCGACTCCAACCCACTCAACGGCAGGTCATCGATGGCCTCGCTGCTCGGCATCGACGATGCGGTGGAGCGCGCGAACCGGTTGGCACGGCTGCTGGACGACGACGCGCCGCTCGGTCGGGCACTGGCGCCCGACGGGCCGATCAACCGTTTGCTGCGGCCGGGCGGTCTCGTCGATCAGCTGACCGCTAAGGGCGGCCTGCTGGACCGGCTGACCGCGGACAACGGCGCTGTGGCCCGGGCGGTGGCCCCCGGCGGCCTGGTGGATCAGGTAACCCTGGAGGGCGGCCTGCTGGACCGGCTGACCACCGAGGATGGCGCGGTGTCCCGGGTGATCGCGCCGGGCGGGCTCGCCGACCAGCTGCTGGCCAACGACGGACTGTTCGAGCGGGTGCTGCGCGAGGACGGAGTGGCCGATCGCCTGCTCGCCGAGGGCGGCCTGCTCGACACCCTGACCGATCCCGACGGCCCGCTGCTCAAGCTCGCCGATGTCGCCGACACCCTGAATCGCCTGGCGCCCGGGCTGGAAGCCCTGGCCCCCACCATCGACGCGCTGCACGACGCGGTCATCACGCTGAGCCAGGTGGTCAACCCGCTCAGCAACATCGCCGACCGCATCCCGCTGCCGCGCCGTTCGTCCCGGCGGACCTCCCCGCGGCCGGTCGCCTCGCAGCGAATTATCGACGCTGACGAGTGACCCGCTAAACTAGGCGGCGTTCGACCCGCCTCCGTAGCTCAGTGGTAGAGCGCCCGCCTTGTAAGCGGAAGGCCGTCAGTTCAATCCTGACCGGGGGCTCCATATGCACCGATGGCTGTCGGTGCATGTCAGTAGCTTCCTCACATGAGGTTCTGTCGCGCTGCGGTTCACAACTGGAGAAGCGCAGTCAGAAGGTCTACTGCAGTAATGCATGTCAGGGCTCGGCCCGCCGGAAGGCCAGCACAAAACGTTGGCTCGAATCCGGCGAGGCTTACGTTACTTCTCTACACAGTCACTACATCCGGCTTTATCTCACCGAAGCTCAATCCGGCTGTTGTGCGATCTGCGGCGCGGCCAGCACCTGGCAGGACCTCCCGCTCGTCTTGGTGTTGGACCACATCGACGGCAACCCGACAAACAACCGACGCGAAAATCTGCGCCTGGTCTGCCCGAACTGCGACTCCCAGCTGCCGACGTACAAGAGCCGCAACCGTGGCAACGGTCGCTTCTATCGCCGAGAGCGCTACGCCAACGGGCAGTCGTTCTAGCGGTCACGTCTCGTCGGCGATGTTCTCGTGACTCTCGTGCAGTCCCGGCCCCTCGGGATCCTCACCCCGACGGTCGAACTCGTCCTGCAGCTCCTCTTGCCCCTCAGTCACCTCGCGGGCGTCTTTCGGTATCGGCCGGCCACCGTCACGTCGATCCATGGCCCGTTGAGTCACCCGGATCGGCCGCGGCTAAACACCTAGACCCGGGTGGTCAGCTTTCGCAGGGTTTGGTACTCGGCATCGCGATAGGGCCGCCCATCGGGTTGCAGCAGATCGCTGAACCACACGTTCGGAACCTTGGTGTAGGGCTTGTCCCACGAATCCCACGGGAAATAGGTCTGGGTCTTGCCTGCCACCAGCCCCCAGCTGTAAGCACCGACGTTGTGCCGCTTGGCAACCGGGAGCACGCCTTCGACCGTGCTGCCCTGATCCCGGGCCAGGTACTCGGTGCACAGCATCGGCCGGCCCAGCGGGGCGAGCTCGGCGATGCGGGCCTCGAATTCGTCGGGGCCCGCGTAGGAGTGGAAGGAGATGACGTCGGAGTTGTCGAGCTGGAAACTGTCCATGGCACTTCGGCTGCCGCGATCCCAGCTGCCCTGCCACACACCACTGGTCAAGGGCTGCACGGGATTCACCGAACGCGCCCAGCCGAACACCTGCGGCAGCAGTCCTCCGACGGCGTCGATCTTGTCCTTGCGTTCGACCTTGCGGTACTGCTTGGCAGGGTTGTCGGGCTCGTTCCACAGGTCCCAGCCCAGGACCCGGTTGTCGTTGCGGAACTGGCTCATCACCCCGACGACGTAGTCACGCAGCACGGGGCGGTAGCGGGGGTCGTCGATGCGTTGCGCTCCCGGGCTCTGCACCCAGCCCGAGTTGTGCACGCCCGGCGTCGGGGCCCGCTGCGCCCCCAGCTGCGGATGCGGATCCCAGCACGAGTCGAAGAAGACGAACAGCGGCTTGATGCCCTGACGCGCCGCGATCCCGACGAATTGGGCCAGCCTGCTTTGGAATCCGGCACGGTCCTGGGCCCACAGCAGATCGTGCAGGAACACCCGGACGGTGTTGAACCCGAGTAGCCGGCACGCCCCCAGTTCGCTGTCGATGCGTCGCGCATCGTAGGTACCCGGCGAGAACATCTCGATCTGGTTGATGGCGTTCGACGTGATGAAGTTCGTACCGACCAGCCAGCCCTGGGCCTGGTACCACGCGTTGGCGCGCTCGACCGGCCACTGGCCCGCCGCTGCGCCCGCACGCGGGATCACGGGAAGAGGAGCCAGTACCTGAGGTAGAGCCGCTGCTGCTGCCAGTACCAGCGGGATCTTGAGGGCCGTTCGACGGTGCACTTAGTGAACATAGTGGCGCCCAGCAAAGACCCCGGGGTCACGTATCACATTGCAACCATTGAGGTTTCATATCGTTATCTACTCGGCACCCTCAGAGCCGGCCCACCGTGAAATCGGCGGCCTGGCCAGGCATGCCGTTGAACACGTACGCGGTGTGCGCGAAGTTGGGTACCCCGGCGGGTGTTCCGTCGCAGATGGTGTCACCGGGTTCGCACAACTCGATGGTCTTGTCCTTGTATCGCGGGCCGATCACCATCGCCGGTGCGCCGATATCGCGAATGAACTCATTGGACGGCGTTCCGAGCAGCACCACCGACGCCACGTGGTCGGCGATCTCGGGCGCCATGGGTTCGGGGATGTACTGCTTGTATTCGGGCGGTATCCCGTCGGGGACAGTGGCCGCCGTGGCGTAGGCCGCTACCGCGGCGCCCTGGGAGTAGCCACCCAGCACCATCTTGGTCTTGGGGCAGTCCTTGGCGGTCGCCTCGATGTGGTCGGTCGCATTCCGGATGCCGTCGACGACCGTCCTGGCGAACTCGATCCGGTCACCGAAGTTCCCACTGGCCGGGTAGTTCACCGGGTACACCTCGACCGAACGTTCCCCGGCACGCGCACGCAGCGCGTCGACGAAGGACTGTCCCGGTCCGCCGACCCCTGGCGGCTCGTAGGTGCCGCGAGCGAACACCACCTCGACATCCGGACACGGCTGCGCGGTCGCGGCCGGCGCGGGTGCGATCGGTATGGCGCAGGCGGCTATCAGCACCGCGCCCTGGGTGAGCTTGAGGACGTTCATATGCACTCCACGTCTGACGGACCGTGTTGAACGTTTTCAGTTCCCCATGCTGACACATCCGAAACCTGGATGACAGGGCCCGAAGATATTGCCGGGAGCTATCCCAGCGGTACGTCCAGGTAGGGCCGAGGATCGGCCGCGCCCGGACCGTCGAAGTGCCACCACTCCCCCGAGTACACGGTCAGCCCGCCGGCCTTCATGGCCTCGCGCAGCCGGGCCCGGTTGGCCTGGGCGGCAGGACTGACCCCGTCCGTCGCGTAGGCCAGGCTGCGCGGGGTGAAGTCGTCGAATCCGGTGCCCATATCCGCTCCCGCGATCGTCACATCCACCGATCGGCCGGCCTCGTGGCTGCGCGCATACGCGGACGGCCGGGCCACCCAGTTGGGGTTGGACACCACCTCGAACATCTTGACCTGCACCTCGTGCGGCCGATAGCAGTCCCAGAACACCAGCGTCTGCGGGCGCAGCGCGGCCGCGGCGGCCGCCAACCCGGGGGCCATCGACTCGTGCACCAGGCACGGCGCCCCCGGCGGATAGAGGCGTTGGCCGACGAAGTTGTCGCTGGTCGCGTACCGCAGGTCGATCACCGCGTCGGGGACGACCGAGCGCACGTCGACCAACCCGGCTTCAGCCGCCGGCCTGGCGGATGCGGCGGGCGCCCAGGCGGCAGGCGCCGCGAAGCCGAGCGCCGTCAGTGCCGTTGCCAGCAGCAGCCGCATTCCCGCGGAAATGACACTCTCTTCTTCAGGCATATCGCTTTCCGGTGTACGATAATCACACTCTTGATTCAGCGTCGGAGCCTCCGACGGCCACTGGGTTATGCGCATAAGTACTGCGCATACGTGAACCGACGGATTGGAGCGATCCTATGGCGTCAGCCGTACCGGAGACCGTCGCAACCCGCTACGCCGGCAGGCGGGTCGAGCGGGTCGAGGACACCCGCCTGCTCACCGGGCGCGGCACATACGTCGACGACATCACGCGGCCGGGCATGCTGCACGCCTGCTTCGTCCGCAGCCCCTATGCACGCGCGAAGTTCACCGGTATCGATGCCGCCGCGGCCCGGGCGCTGCCCGGCGTGCACGCGGTGCTCACCGCCGCCGACCTCAACCCCGAGGTCAAGGAGGCCTGGCACGCCGTCGCGGGCAAGGACGTCCCCGACACCCCGCGGCCACCGCTGGCCGAGGGTGAGGTGAAGTTCGTCGGCGATCCGGTGGCGCTCGTCATCGCCGAGAGCCGCTACATCGCCGAGGATGCGGCCGACCTGGTCGACGTCGACTACGAGCCGCTGCCCGCGATCGCCGATTTCCGTCAGGCACTGACCTCCGAGGTGTGCGTCCACGAGGCCTTCCCGGACAACAATGCCGGCGGGATGGCCGGCATGCCGCCCGACGAAGAGGTCTTCGGCTCCGCGGCGCATGTGGTGAAGGAACACATCTACCAGCAGATGCACGTTCCGGTGCCGATCGAGACGCGTGGCATGGTCGCGGAATGGGCGGCCACGGGTACCGCCGCGGGCGAGTTGACCATCTGGGCCTCCACCCAGACCCCGCACGAACTCAGGGCGTTCGCGGCCCGCCTGCTCGGAATCCCTGCTCAGCACGTGCGGGTCATCATGCGCGACACCGGCGGCGGATTCGGCCAGAAGGTCGTGCCGATGCGTGAGGACATGTGCATCATGCTGGCCGCACGCAAGGTTTCCACCGCGACGTCGAACGCGCGATCAGGCACCGCGCTGAAGTGGATCGAGGACCGCCGCGAGAACCTGATGTCGGCAGGTCAGTCCCGCCACGTCGACGGCGACGTGCGCATGGCATTCGACGACGATGGCGCCATCCTGGCTGCCGACATCGACTTCATCCAGGACGTGGGTTCGTACCCGACCCCGTATCCGGTGCTGACCACCGCCGCCATCGGCATGTTCTTTCCCGGACCGTACCGGGTTCCCAAGGCGAGCTTCAGCTACAAGACCGTGTTCTCCAACACCGCGGGCCTGCATGCTTACCGCGGACCGTGGCAGTACGAAACCCTCACCCGCGAAATACTTCTCGACATCGCCGCGCGGAAGATGGGCATGGATCCCGTCGAGCTGCGGCGCAAGAATCTGCTGCGCCGCGACGAGATGCCGTACTTCAACCCCAACGGCATGCCCTATGACCACGTCGCCCCGATCGAGACTTTCGAGCAGGCGGTGAAGATCCTCGACCACGAGGGCTTCCGCAAGGAGCAGGCCGAGGCACTGGCCCAGGGCCGCTATCTCGGACTGGGTTTCTCCGCCTATATCGAGCCGACCGGCGCCGCCACCGGCCACCTGGCCAGCGAGGGCTGCACGATCCGGATGGAGCCGACCGGCAAGATCAACGTGTACGTCAATGGCGGATCCACCGGAAACAGCCTGGAAACCACCGTCATTCAGCTCACCGCCGATGCTCTGGGCGCCGACATCGACGATGTCGCCACCATCCAGGGCGATACCGCGGTGACGCCGTACGGTGCAGGCACCCAGGGCAGCCGCAGTGCCCCGATGACGGCGGGTGCGGTCAACGAGGCCGGCACCATCCTGCGCAACCAGCTTGTCGCGATGGCCGCGGCCCGACTCGGGGTCGAGGAGTCCGAGATCGAGCTCGGCGGATCGAAAGCGCTCGTGCGCAGCGATCCCGAGAAGAGCGTGA includes these proteins:
- a CDS encoding SDR family NAD(P)-dependent oxidoreductase, translated to MVVGGTRGIGLAVAELLSAQGAGVVVNGRDADAAHAAAQRISGVPHAGSPADPKVADALVDTCVAEFGRVDILVNCAGTAEPAGSSILNVTSAEFHELLDSHLGTVFETCRAVAPKMVAQGGGTIVNTSSFAFLGDYGGSGYPAGKGAVNGLTLAIAAELKEHGVRANVVCPGARTRLSTGSDYEQHISELNRRGLLDDVSMQGALDAAPPEYVAPTYAYLVSDAAQDITGRIFIAAGGFIGEFARPSTGFIGYRDHNSTPPWTVDELREIISGA
- a CDS encoding acyl-ACP desaturase, translating into MQQELTDTVLQAELEQIAEQNLNRHLATTKDWYPHDYIPWESGSNFAAAGGRDWDPEQSQLSDVARAAMITNLLTEDNLPSYHREAAGSFSQDGPWGAWVNRWTAEENRHGIAIRDYLVVTRGVDLVALEQARMEHVTNGFTSTDEERAMHNSEFLMSVAYVTFQELATRVSHRNTGRVCDDPIADRLLQRIAADENLHMIFYRNMCEAALDLSPDQALDAVGAVVENFRMPGQGMPDFRRNGVLMAKHGIYDLRQHLEEVVMPNLRKWQIFERNDFSAVGEARRDQLAAFLEDLQTKVVKFEEQRDRLLAREAAKRERAAS
- a CDS encoding HIT family protein, producing MASVFTKIINGELPGRFVYEDDEIVAFLTIAPMTQGHTLVVPRAEIDNWQDVEPAVFGRVMEVSQLIGKAVCQAFGAQRAGVIIAGLEVPHLHVHVFPAYNLADFGFAHVDHNPSAESLDAAQAKIKAALADLQSSAS
- a CDS encoding sensor histidine kinase, whose product is MFDRVERRGVPLRVGLVAAALVLVACGLLASGVAVTSIMRHTEISRIDQTLLDASDSWAQEPRQLPSTPLEGPNPARPPSNFYVRGVDQDGRTWIAINDREAEPALPDDNNVGPVPVTVKSVGDSDVQWRAMTVEGPNGELTTVAIDLSDVQSSVRALIWSQVGIGTVVLVVLGIVGYAVVHRSLRPLVEVERTAAAIAAGQLDRRVPERDPRTEVGRLSSALNGMLAQIQRAVASSDASAEQARTSEERMRRFITDASHELRTPLTTIRGFAELYRQGAARDVEMLMGRIESESRRMGLLVEDLLLLARLDAQRPLDQHRVDLLTLATDAVHDTQSIAPSRRVRMEVFDGPGTPEVLGDEARLRQVLSNLVANAVQHTPETAGITVRVGTDDDHAIIEVCDEGPGMSQDDARRVFERFYRADTSRTRASGGTGLGLSIVHSLVLAHGGTVRVTTAPGQGCRFTVSLPRIADLPARL
- a CDS encoding response regulator transcription factor, which codes for MAMPAVPESVPEARILVVDDEANIVELLSVSLKFQGFEVHTASNGAGALDKAREVRPDAVILDVMMPGMDGFGLLRRLRADGIDAPALFLTARDSLQDKIAGLTLGGDDYVTKPFSLEEVVARLRVILRRSGRGVEEPRSAKLCFADIELDEDTHEVWKAGEPVSLSPTEFTLLRYFIINAGTVLSKPKILDHVWRYDFGGDVNVVESYVSYLRRKIDTGDKRLLHTLRGVGYVLREPR
- a CDS encoding HNH endonuclease, which gives rise to MSVASSHEVLSRCGSQLEKRSQKVYCSNACQGSARRKASTKRWLESGEAYVTSLHSHYIRLYLTEAQSGCCAICGAASTWQDLPLVLVLDHIDGNPTNNRRENLRLVCPNCDSQLPTYKSRNRGNGRFYRRERYANGQSF
- a CDS encoding cellulase family glycosylhydrolase; translated protein: MHRRTALKIPLVLAAAAALPQVLAPLPVIPRAGAAAGQWPVERANAWYQAQGWLVGTNFITSNAINQIEMFSPGTYDARRIDSELGACRLLGFNTVRVFLHDLLWAQDRAGFQSRLAQFVGIAARQGIKPLFVFFDSCWDPHPQLGAQRAPTPGVHNSGWVQSPGAQRIDDPRYRPVLRDYVVGVMSQFRNDNRVLGWDLWNEPDNPAKQYRKVERKDKIDAVGGLLPQVFGWARSVNPVQPLTSGVWQGSWDRGSRSAMDSFQLDNSDVISFHSYAGPDEFEARIAELAPLGRPMLCTEYLARDQGSTVEGVLPVAKRHNVGAYSWGLVAGKTQTYFPWDSWDKPYTKVPNVWFSDLLQPDGRPYRDAEYQTLRKLTTRV
- a CDS encoding cutinase family protein codes for the protein MNVLKLTQGAVLIAACAIPIAPAPAATAQPCPDVEVVFARGTYEPPGVGGPGQSFVDALRARAGERSVEVYPVNYPASGNFGDRIEFARTVVDGIRNATDHIEATAKDCPKTKMVLGGYSQGAAVAAYATAATVPDGIPPEYKQYIPEPMAPEIADHVASVVLLGTPSNEFIRDIGAPAMVIGPRYKDKTIELCEPGDTICDGTPAGVPNFAHTAYVFNGMPGQAADFTVGRL
- a CDS encoding M15 family metallopeptidase produces the protein MRLLLATALTALGFAAPAAWAPAASARPAAEAGLVDVRSVVPDAVIDLRYATSDNFVGQRLYPPGAPCLVHESMAPGLAAAAAALRPQTLVFWDCYRPHEVQVKMFEVVSNPNWVARPSAYARSHEAGRSVDVTIAGADMGTGFDDFTPRSLAYATDGVSPAAQANRARLREAMKAGGLTVYSGEWWHFDGPGAADPRPYLDVPLG
- a CDS encoding xanthine dehydrogenase family protein molybdopterin-binding subunit, with amino-acid sequence MASAVPETVATRYAGRRVERVEDTRLLTGRGTYVDDITRPGMLHACFVRSPYARAKFTGIDAAAARALPGVHAVLTAADLNPEVKEAWHAVAGKDVPDTPRPPLAEGEVKFVGDPVALVIAESRYIAEDAADLVDVDYEPLPAIADFRQALTSEVCVHEAFPDNNAGGMAGMPPDEEVFGSAAHVVKEHIYQQMHVPVPIETRGMVAEWAATGTAAGELTIWASTQTPHELRAFAARLLGIPAQHVRVIMRDTGGGFGQKVVPMREDMCIMLAARKVSTATSNARSGTALKWIEDRRENLMSAGQSRHVDGDVRMAFDDDGAILAADIDFIQDVGSYPTPYPVLTTAAIGMFFPGPYRVPKASFSYKTVFSNTAGLHAYRGPWQYETLTREILLDIAARKMGMDPVELRRKNLLRRDEMPYFNPNGMPYDHVAPIETFEQAVKILDHEGFRKEQAEALAQGRYLGLGFSAYIEPTGAATGHLASEGCTIRMEPTGKINVYVNGGSTGNSLETTVIQLTADALGADIDDVATIQGDTAVTPYGAGTQGSRSAPMTAGAVNEAGTILRNQLVAMAAARLGVEESEIELGGSKALVRSDPEKSVSFADLAFRAHYEPQMLPPGMSANLEATARYTAPPTAPIHWANATHACTCEVDVVTGHVTLTRYIVSEDVGPMINPNVVEGQIAGGTVQGIGGALLEKLSYDDAGNPLSSTFVDYLLPTATEVPTIEYGHVEIPGPGVGGYKGAGEGGAIGSTPAVINAVNDALAPLGVTLTTLPASPAAIVEAIEQAQEPRS